A part of Desulfomicrobium baculatum DSM 4028 genomic DNA contains:
- the hmcD gene encoding sulfate respiration complex protein HmcD produces MEFMTLHDFMFWTKGMAYVGMGVGLVAFVAFWLFLSERDEDKFADTEEE; encoded by the coding sequence ATGGAATTCATGACACTTCATGACTTCATGTTCTGGACCAAGGGCATGGCCTATGTAGGAATGGGCGTTGGTCTGGTGGCATTCGTGGCCTTCTGGCTGTTCTTGTCCGAAAGGGACGAGGACAAGTTCGCCGACACGGAAGAAGAATAG
- the hmcC gene encoding sulfate respiration complex protein HmcC, whose amino-acid sequence MSHHTTPSKTFWTPANILTAVILVIGLVLTVKRFTMGIGSVTNLTDDNPWGIWIGFDLLCGVALAAGGYTTSAAVYLFGMKKYHSAVRPAITTAFLGYAFVVFALLYDLGRYYRLPYPLTIYPGPTSFLFEVGLCVALYLTVLAIEFSPALWETLRWKKLRFWAHSLTLVLTIFGVVLSTLHQSSLGGLYLLAPSKLHPLWYSPYLALFFFISSIPAGLSMVIFEGGLSHKFLHHKMDDTHIKEAPGVTLGFAKAAAVVLFTYFNLKWIGVALDNNWHYLSTGWGAWFLVEMLGFVLLPCLMYAVAAREKNQKLAFWASIVTVLGIVLNRLNISLVAFNWQLPTELRYVPSWEEIMITVFIVTLEITVLRICLNKLPILHEHPEFKGAH is encoded by the coding sequence ATGTCTCACCACACCACACCAAGCAAGACATTCTGGACTCCGGCGAACATCCTGACTGCCGTCATCCTGGTCATTGGCCTGGTTCTGACCGTGAAGCGGTTCACCATGGGCATCGGCTCGGTGACCAATCTGACCGACGACAATCCATGGGGCATCTGGATCGGTTTCGACCTGCTCTGCGGCGTCGCTCTGGCCGCCGGCGGTTACACGACCTCCGCGGCCGTGTACCTGTTCGGCATGAAAAAATATCACTCTGCGGTGCGTCCGGCCATCACCACCGCATTTCTGGGCTACGCCTTCGTGGTCTTTGCCCTGCTCTACGACCTGGGCCGCTACTACCGGCTGCCCTATCCGCTGACCATCTATCCCGGCCCGACCTCCTTTCTTTTCGAAGTAGGTCTGTGCGTGGCCCTGTACCTGACCGTTCTGGCCATCGAATTCTCGCCTGCGCTGTGGGAAACCCTGCGCTGGAAGAAGCTGCGCTTCTGGGCGCATAGCCTGACCCTGGTGCTGACCATCTTCGGCGTTGTCCTGTCCACCCTGCACCAGTCTTCGCTGGGCGGGCTGTACCTGCTCGCGCCTTCCAAGCTGCATCCGCTGTGGTACTCGCCTTATCTCGCGCTCTTTTTCTTCATCTCAAGTATCCCCGCCGGTCTCTCCATGGTTATTTTCGAAGGGGGGCTGTCGCATAAGTTCCTGCATCACAAGATGGACGATACCCACATCAAGGAAGCTCCCGGCGTAACCCTTGGTTTCGCCAAGGCCGCAGCGGTGGTCCTCTTTACCTACTTCAACCTGAAGTGGATCGGCGTGGCCCTGGACAACAACTGGCACTACCTGTCGACGGGCTGGGGCGCGTGGTTTCTGGTCGAAATGCTGGGCTTCGTGCTCCTGCCTTGCCTGATGTATGCGGTCGCGGCCCGCGAAAAGAACCAGAAGCTGGCTTTCTGGGCCTCCATCGTCACGGTGCTTGGCATCGTGCTGAACAGGCTCAACATCTCGCTGGTGGCCTTCAACTGGCAACTCCCGACCGAATTACGCTACGTCCCTTCCTGGGAAGAGATCATGATCACCGTATTCATCGTCACCCTTGAAATCACCGTGTTGCGGATCTGCCTGAACAAGCTGCCGATCCTGCATGAACACCCTGAGTTCAAGGGCGCGCACTAA
- the hmcF gene encoding sulfate respiration complex iron-sulfur protein HmcF, with amino-acid sequence MPEGTICNKRPVASREDLDALLADSNGKKYYAEMEELDVDAEKLWATIQKTMKSRTKTWLDICAHCGLCADSCFLYSVNERDPKQVPSYKIQSTLGEIVKKKGNVSNEFMRMCMDTAWSKCTCCNRCGSFCPYGIDMGVMFGYLRGLLHSQGFVPWELKIGSGMHRLFRAQMDVTVEEFVDTCEWMVDEALEEWPCLEIPVDKEDADIVYMINAREAKHYPEDIVEAAILFHVAGENWTMPSEGWEMTSLSMFAGDWEACKMQVETVYGAMERLRPKRMVATECGHAYRATVIEGPYWAGRPDGQPPVECLHYVEWVAEALETGKLKIDPAKRIKEPVTLQDSCNYVRNAGLRDCGRIIMKHIAEDFREMAPNKEHNYCCGGGGGFNGIGRYRKQRNVALKMKREQILATGAKFVIAPCHNCWDAIRDLEEEFEIGIRWSFLKPLLIKMLVVPEHLLPQE; translated from the coding sequence ATGCCCGAAGGTACAATTTGTAATAAGAGACCCGTTGCCTCCCGAGAGGATCTTGACGCCCTCTTGGCCGACAGCAACGGAAAGAAATACTATGCGGAAATGGAAGAACTGGATGTGGATGCCGAGAAGCTCTGGGCAACCATCCAGAAGACCATGAAGTCACGAACCAAAACATGGCTGGATATCTGCGCCCATTGCGGACTCTGCGCCGACAGCTGCTTTCTGTACAGCGTGAACGAGCGCGATCCCAAGCAGGTGCCCTCGTACAAGATCCAGTCCACTCTGGGCGAGATCGTCAAGAAGAAGGGCAACGTGAGCAACGAGTTCATGCGCATGTGCATGGACACGGCCTGGTCCAAGTGCACCTGCTGCAACCGTTGCGGCTCGTTCTGCCCCTACGGCATCGATATGGGCGTCATGTTCGGCTACCTGCGAGGACTGCTGCACTCCCAGGGTTTCGTGCCGTGGGAGCTCAAGATCGGTTCCGGCATGCACCGCCTGTTCCGCGCCCAGATGGACGTCACCGTCGAAGAATTCGTGGATACCTGCGAATGGATGGTCGACGAGGCCCTTGAAGAATGGCCTTGCCTGGAAATTCCGGTGGACAAGGAAGATGCCGACATCGTCTACATGATCAACGCCCGCGAGGCCAAGCATTACCCCGAAGACATCGTCGAGGCGGCCATTCTGTTCCACGTGGCCGGGGAAAATTGGACCATGCCCTCCGAGGGCTGGGAAATGACCAGCCTCTCCATGTTCGCCGGTGACTGGGAAGCCTGCAAGATGCAGGTCGAAACCGTGTACGGCGCCATGGAACGTCTGCGTCCCAAACGCATGGTCGCTACGGAATGCGGACACGCCTACCGTGCCACGGTCATCGAAGGTCCGTATTGGGCCGGTCGGCCGGATGGACAACCCCCTGTGGAATGTCTGCACTATGTGGAATGGGTGGCCGAAGCACTGGAAACAGGCAAGCTCAAGATCGATCCGGCCAAGAGAATAAAAGAGCCGGTCACGCTGCAGGACTCCTGCAACTACGTGCGTAATGCGGGACTGCGTGACTGCGGCCGAATCATCATGAAGCATATTGCGGAAGACTTCCGTGAGATGGCTCCCAACAAGGAGCACAACTATTGTTGTGGCGGTGGTGGCGGGTTTAATGGTATCGGACGCTATCGGAAACAGCGCAACGTCGCGCTGAAGATGAAGCGGGAGCAGATCCTGGCCACGGGGGCGAAGTTTGTCATTGCCCCGTGCCATAACTGCTGGGATGCCATCCGCGATCTGGAAGAGGAGTTCGAGATCGGCATCCGCTGGAGCTTCCTGAAGCCGCTTCTGATCAAGATGCTGGTTGTTCCGGAGCATCTCTTGCCGCAGGAATAA
- the hmcE gene encoding sulfate respiration complex protein HmcE, with product MYEILTGPLLWIAFAVFFVGLTTRVVLYFMGLDWRLDRVAYKPHMNYGIKGAFRSVYRWLLPFGTYSWRAKPIFTIMFFAFHIGLVIVPLFLEGHAVMIRNGLGIDWPAMPQLLADVLAIAAFLAGLGIALRRLLLPEVRILTDIKDVMLLVLILTLLGSGIIATYHTANYSFWITLHVLCGVIVLLTAPFTKLSHIALFFCTRIQIGMDFGIKRGGMKSNFDW from the coding sequence ATGTATGAGATATTGACTGGTCCGCTGCTCTGGATTGCCTTTGCGGTATTCTTTGTCGGCCTGACCACCCGGGTGGTGCTGTATTTCATGGGTCTCGACTGGAGACTCGATCGCGTGGCCTACAAGCCGCACATGAATTACGGCATCAAAGGCGCTTTCAGGTCCGTGTATCGCTGGCTGCTGCCATTCGGGACATACAGCTGGAGGGCCAAGCCCATCTTCACGATCATGTTCTTCGCCTTCCACATCGGGCTGGTCATCGTGCCCCTGTTTCTGGAAGGGCACGCCGTCATGATCAGAAACGGTCTTGGCATCGATTGGCCGGCAATGCCGCAGCTGCTGGCGGACGTTCTGGCCATTGCAGCCTTTCTGGCCGGCCTTGGGATCGCCCTGCGCCGCCTGCTTTTGCCCGAGGTGCGCATCCTGACCGACATCAAGGACGTCATGCTGCTGGTGCTGATCCTGACCCTGCTGGGTTCCGGCATCATCGCCACCTACCATACCGCCAACTATTCGTTCTGGATCACCCTGCACGTGCTGTGCGGCGTGATCGTGCTGCTGACCGCTCCCTTCACCAAGCTGTCTCATATTGCGCTCTTTTTCTGCACGCGCATTCAGATCGGCATGGATTTCGGGATCAAGCGCGGCGGAATGAAGTCCAATTTTGACTGGTAA
- a CDS encoding nitroreductase family protein, translated as MLKDLALKNRSYRRFDNSVAIPMSTLEELVDLARICPSAANKQPLRFILSTSPQDNDAIFGCLKWAAYLKDWGGPAPTERPAAYIVMLNTATDWDFAKFDLGIMGQTMLLGAVEKGLGGCMVGAMDREKLRAHFALAPELEISLVLALGKPAEDVRIVDLPADGSIKYYRDEAGTHFVPKRSPGELILLKTGK; from the coding sequence ATGCTCAAGGATCTTGCCCTCAAAAACCGCAGCTATCGCAGATTCGACAACTCCGTCGCCATCCCCATGTCCACCCTCGAAGAACTCGTGGACCTGGCCCGAATCTGCCCCTCGGCCGCCAACAAACAGCCCCTGCGCTTCATTCTGAGCACTTCGCCGCAGGATAACGACGCCATCTTCGGCTGCCTGAAATGGGCCGCCTATCTGAAGGACTGGGGTGGACCCGCGCCGACGGAGCGCCCCGCGGCATACATAGTCATGCTCAACACGGCCACGGATTGGGATTTCGCTAAGTTCGATCTGGGCATCATGGGCCAGACCATGCTGCTGGGAGCGGTGGAAAAGGGACTCGGCGGCTGCATGGTCGGCGCCATGGACCGGGAAAAGCTGCGCGCCCATTTCGCTCTGGCTCCGGAACTAGAAATCAGCCTAGTGCTGGCCCTGGGCAAACCCGCCGAGGACGTTCGCATCGTGGATCTGCCGGCGGACGGCTCCATCAAATACTACCGGGACGAAGCCGGTACCCATTTTGTGCCCAAGAGAAGCCCTGGCGAACTCATCCTGCTCAAAACCGGAAAATAA
- a CDS encoding universal stress protein, translated as MFTKILFATSGSPCCDAAARVAFDLAARYNAKLFVHHVLGVPSRGFSQVVVDVRTGEKVELDEDYIMWVKDELKNTYDRQLKSGVDCEIETSVGIPHREVLRKARQEDVDLIVMGASTTGCEADADAYQRHFAGSTLQRVAKASKAPVLVVNRPVASFWGGFTNIVFGADFSKASEHAFKFALNTAKELNAKLHVFHAIDIGTTHSLISQKQLDDQMIEARDRIRRKYLIQAGDFKNITADIWEGIPYVEIVKYAREKQADLIVMAHHSKDVSDEDSAFGHTLEQVLLRATCPVASVNRADKI; from the coding sequence ATGTTTACAAAGATTCTGTTCGCCACCTCCGGCTCTCCCTGTTGTGATGCCGCAGCGCGTGTCGCGTTTGATTTGGCAGCGCGTTATAATGCCAAACTTTTTGTGCACCATGTGCTCGGAGTGCCCAGCCGGGGTTTCAGTCAGGTTGTGGTCGATGTGCGCACGGGCGAGAAAGTCGAGTTGGACGAAGATTACATCATGTGGGTCAAGGATGAGCTTAAGAACACCTATGACCGTCAGTTGAAGAGCGGAGTGGATTGCGAGATCGAGACCTCCGTAGGCATCCCGCACCGCGAGGTGCTGCGCAAGGCCCGCCAGGAAGACGTTGATCTGATCGTCATGGGTGCGAGCACCACCGGCTGCGAGGCCGATGCCGACGCCTATCAGCGCCATTTCGCCGGTTCGACCCTGCAGCGGGTGGCCAAGGCTTCCAAGGCTCCTGTGCTGGTGGTCAATCGTCCTGTGGCCTCATTTTGGGGCGGATTCACCAATATCGTCTTTGGCGCGGATTTTTCCAAGGCGTCCGAACATGCGTTCAAGTTCGCCCTCAATACGGCCAAGGAACTTAATGCCAAATTGCATGTTTTCCATGCCATCGACATCGGCACCACCCATAGCCTCATTTCCCAGAAGCAGCTCGACGACCAGATGATTGAGGCCCGGGATCGGATACGTCGCAAGTACCTGATCCAGGCCGGTGATTTCAAGAATATCACGGCCGATATCTGGGAAGGCATCCCGTATGTCGAAATCGTCAAGTACGCACGTGAGAAGCAGGCCGATCTCATTGTCATGGCCCACCATTCCAAGGACGTCAGTGACGAGGACTCCGCGTTTGGGCACACATTGGAGCAGGTGTTGCTGCGTGCGACCTGTCCCGTGGCATCGGTCAATCGTGCGGATAAAATCTAG
- the hmcB gene encoding sulfate respiration complex iron-sulfur protein HmcB: MKRRKFIGMLAGAGACMAASTATAGGTHHFKGYPESFGVLFDSTKCIGCRKCEAACNKVNELPAQPVPFDDLTVLDSRRRTHHDTFTVVNKYSVNDKPVYRKQQCNHCLEPACASACFVGAFVKDKTGAVSHDASKCVGCRYCMIACPFEIPTYEYHDPITPRVRKCTMCQPRIEEGKLPGCVEDCPKGALVFGRREDLLNIARERIRKHPNVYIDHIYGEREMGGTSWMYISGVPFEKIGMREDLGVTPAPELTSGALSLVPAIVGLWPMFLTGAYALTKRREKIAEEEQHHAVAEAVAEAQAEAAKKAKAAMDKAERDKQAAIDREVKKALKEAEEARLKAETPADPSEQ; encoded by the coding sequence ATGAAACGCAGAAAATTCATTGGCATGCTGGCTGGCGCAGGAGCCTGTATGGCGGCGTCAACGGCCACAGCCGGTGGAACACATCATTTTAAGGGTTATCCCGAAAGCTTCGGGGTGCTCTTTGACAGCACCAAATGCATCGGCTGCAGAAAATGCGAAGCCGCTTGCAACAAGGTCAACGAACTGCCCGCGCAGCCGGTGCCCTTCGATGACCTGACAGTATTGGACTCAAGACGGCGTACGCACCACGACACCTTCACCGTGGTCAACAAATACTCCGTCAACGACAAGCCCGTGTACCGCAAGCAGCAGTGCAATCATTGCCTGGAGCCTGCCTGCGCTTCGGCTTGTTTCGTCGGCGCCTTTGTCAAGGACAAGACCGGGGCCGTCAGCCACGACGCCTCCAAGTGCGTGGGCTGCCGCTACTGTATGATCGCCTGTCCGTTTGAAATCCCGACCTACGAATATCACGATCCCATCACTCCCCGGGTACGCAAGTGCACCATGTGCCAGCCGCGGATCGAAGAAGGAAAGCTGCCGGGGTGTGTTGAAGACTGCCCCAAGGGCGCCCTGGTCTTCGGTCGCCGCGAGGACCTGCTGAACATTGCCCGTGAACGTATCCGCAAGCATCCAAACGTCTACATCGACCATATCTATGGCGAACGTGAAATGGGTGGAACGAGCTGGATGTATATCTCCGGCGTGCCGTTTGAAAAAATCGGCATGCGTGAGGATCTGGGCGTCACCCCTGCTCCGGAACTCACTTCCGGCGCACTTTCCCTTGTTCCGGCCATCGTGGGCCTGTGGCCCATGTTTTTGACCGGTGCCTATGCCCTGACCAAGCGTCGGGAGAAGATTGCCGAAGAAGAGCAGCACCATGCCGTGGCAGAGGCCGTGGCCGAAGCGCAGGCTGAGGCGGCAAAGAAGGCGAAAGCGGCCATGGACAAGGCGGAACGCGACAAGCAGGCCGCCATTGATCGTGAAGTGAAAAAAGCGCTCAAGGAAGCGGAAGAGGCCCGGCTCAAAGCCGAAACTCCCGCTGATCCGAGCGAGCAATAA
- a CDS encoding RrF2 family transcriptional regulator encodes MRLTTRSRYGTRLLLDIALNQDRGWVNTTDIARRQKISQKYIEKLITGLRRGGLIESKRGPFGGHKLAKPAMDITVGDVVRSLEEKVALTQCAEGEPICGECSLAGECVTQFVWIEASNVLMQTLDSYRLGELVARKG; translated from the coding sequence ATGCGCTTGACCACGCGAAGCCGGTATGGAACGCGATTGCTGCTCGATATTGCCTTGAATCAGGACAGAGGTTGGGTCAATACGACGGATATTGCCAGGCGTCAGAAAATTTCACAGAAATACATCGAAAAATTGATCACGGGTCTGCGGCGTGGCGGGCTCATCGAGAGCAAGCGCGGTCCTTTTGGCGGTCACAAGCTGGCCAAGCCTGCCATGGACATCACTGTCGGGGACGTGGTGCGCTCCCTTGAAGAAAAAGTGGCCCTGACCCAGTGTGCCGAAGGGGAGCCCATCTGCGGGGAGTGTTCCCTGGCTGGCGAATGCGTGACGCAGTTTGTCTGGATCGAAGCCAGCAATGTGCTCATGCAGACTCTTGACTCCTACCGCCTAGGGGAACTGGTCGCCCGCAAGGGATAG
- the divK gene encoding DVU0259 family response regulator domain-containing protein, whose translation MGKKILIIDDDPNIVTYLEDIFQDAGYATCKASDGADALAVVKEEKPDLITLDLEMPKEWGPRFYRELSQDDECGNIPVIVISGLSGNKYAIQKAVASFTKPFDREDLLKVIKETIG comes from the coding sequence ATGGGCAAGAAGATTCTGATCATTGATGACGATCCCAACATCGTCACGTATCTGGAAGACATTTTTCAGGACGCAGGCTACGCAACCTGCAAAGCTTCCGACGGTGCCGACGCGCTGGCCGTTGTCAAAGAGGAAAAGCCTGATCTGATCACTTTGGATCTTGAAATGCCAAAGGAATGGGGCCCGCGTTTTTACCGGGAGCTGAGCCAGGACGACGAATGCGGCAATATCCCCGTGATCGTCATCAGTGGCCTCTCCGGGAACAAGTATGCGATTCAGAAAGCCGTGGCTTCCTTCACCAAGCCTTTTGATCGCGAGGACCTTCTGAAAGTCATCAAGGAAACAATTGGTTAG
- a CDS encoding hybrid sensor histidine kinase/response regulator: protein MHDIVLSESIVIITQDPEHGRVLAHILNEYGYQSSNCDYDDALVTVGVVRPRLAVLGICDCQLGQELLRRIRVGYPEVRIIVLVPDGEYDLGLGFLADGASDFLYKPVSERALRITLDRALTLLDLQQENGLLKEKNKILGSSHQLCRQLFDEVPCYISVQNRDRRIVRANRQFKLDFGSCLGERCYEIYKHRTHPCPQCPVEETFRDGMVHQTEEVVTTRGGQQKIVLTLTAPLRDEKGEIHEVMELATDISQIRELQGRLTSLGLFIGSISHGVRGMLTALDGGLYRLEKGISNKDLELVANGAERVKLMISRIRNSVLEMLYYSKDRDLNIQLIDVHSFGDGVANFVEPKATKHDVRFQKEFHGELGRFEIDPEVISAGLVNILENAVDACIEDESTDRHNVSFLIEGSKDSVSFIIRDNGPGMDRATQEKMFSLFFSSKGSKGTGLGLYIANDVVHQHGGQIHVDSTPGEGTEFRVDLPRKHVRLENRANGAQNESGKSGGNG, encoded by the coding sequence ATGCATGACATCGTCCTTTCCGAATCCATTGTGATCATAACCCAGGACCCTGAGCACGGCAGGGTCCTGGCGCATATCCTGAATGAATATGGGTATCAATCTTCCAACTGCGATTATGACGACGCTCTTGTCACCGTAGGCGTGGTGCGGCCGCGGCTGGCGGTTCTGGGGATCTGTGATTGCCAGCTCGGACAGGAGTTGCTGCGGCGGATTCGTGTCGGTTATCCGGAAGTGCGTATTATCGTCCTGGTTCCGGATGGCGAATATGACCTGGGATTGGGTTTCCTGGCTGATGGCGCTTCGGATTTTCTGTACAAGCCCGTCTCGGAGAGGGCCCTGCGCATTACTCTTGATCGGGCTCTGACCCTGCTTGACCTGCAGCAGGAAAATGGGCTCCTGAAGGAAAAGAACAAAATCCTCGGATCCAGCCATCAGCTTTGCCGTCAACTTTTCGATGAAGTGCCGTGCTATATCTCGGTGCAGAACAGGGACCGTCGCATCGTGCGGGCAAACCGGCAGTTCAAGCTCGATTTCGGCTCGTGTCTGGGCGAGCGCTGCTATGAAATCTACAAGCATCGCACACACCCGTGTCCGCAATGTCCCGTGGAGGAAACCTTCCGCGACGGCATGGTGCACCAGACCGAAGAGGTGGTCACCACGCGCGGCGGCCAGCAGAAGATCGTGCTGACCCTGACCGCCCCGTTGCGTGACGAGAAGGGCGAGATTCATGAAGTCATGGAACTTGCCACGGACATTTCGCAGATCCGCGAGTTGCAGGGTCGGCTGACCTCGCTTGGGCTCTTCATCGGCTCCATCTCGCACGGCGTGCGCGGCATGCTGACCGCACTCGACGGTGGACTGTACCGGCTTGAAAAGGGCATCTCGAACAAGGATCTGGAGCTTGTCGCCAACGGTGCCGAGCGCGTCAAGCTGATGATATCCCGGATTCGCAATTCCGTTCTGGAGATGCTCTATTATTCCAAGGACCGGGACCTCAATATCCAGCTCATCGATGTGCACAGTTTTGGCGACGGGGTGGCCAATTTTGTCGAACCTAAAGCCACCAAGCACGATGTTCGCTTTCAAAAGGAATTTCATGGCGAGCTGGGGCGATTTGAAATCGATCCGGAAGTCATCTCCGCCGGCCTGGTCAACATCCTCGAGAACGCGGTGGACGCGTGCATCGAAGATGAATCCACGGATCGCCATAATGTTTCCTTCCTGATCGAAGGCAGCAAGGATTCTGTTTCATTCATCATCCGGGACAATGGACCGGGAATGGACCGTGCTACTCAGGAAAAAATGTTTTCCTTGTTTTTCTCTTCCAAGGGTAGCAAGGGGACTGGGCTTGGGCTTTATATAGCCAATGATGTCGTCCATCAGCACGGCGGGCAGATCCACGTCGATTCGACGCCGGGTGAAGGTACTGAATTTCGGGTGGATTTGCCCCGCAAGCATGTACGATTGGAAAATCGGGCAAATGGTGCCCAGAATGAGTCCGGCAAGTCCGGCGGCAATGGCTAG